A segment of the Frankineae bacterium MT45 genome:
GTGCACGGACGGGCCGGGCTGGCTCGCCTAGCCCGACCGCTGCTCCGTCCAGGGCGCATGAGTTTCGCCGTGTGCATTCACCACATCGCAGCCGGTGGCGACGTCGTCCTCACCGACCGGTATGACGAGATCACCTTCGGCCGACTGCACATCCGGTTCTGGGTCTACGGGCGGTTCACCGTGCGCGACGGACAGATCGCCATCTGGCGTGACTCATTCGACTGGCTCGACTTCACCGTCGGCCTGCTGCGGGGACTTGCCGGTGTGCTCATTCCGGCGGCCGCCCGCCGAATGCCTCAGCTGTAGAGGCTGATGAGCTGTCGCCCGATGTCAGTCATTCGGTAGTAGACATACCAATGATTCCTGTGGCTTTCGATGGCCTTTGCGTTGGCTAGTGCCTTGAGATGGTGTGACACGGTACTTGGGCTATAACCCAAGTTGTTCGCCAGATCGGTGGTGGTTGCCGGGACGAATAGTGCTCGCAGGATCTTCGCCCTGGCCTCGCCAAGGAGGGTCGCAATCGGGTCGGGGATCGGCGTCGCCGGGGTGAGGCCAGTTACGGCAAGTGCGCGAGTGGCGAACCCAATCATCTGCACGCCTTCCATGTCCTCGGTTCCGACTCCGCTGAACGTGAAGCTGTTCAGCGAGCAGACCGTGGGTGTGAGCAGGATGACCGGATACGGACTGCGGAGATCGTCTACGTTCGGCGATGGGAGGCGAACAGCTCCGCCGCGGACGACCCACTTCGGATGGAGGCTCAAGAGGTCTGCCTGGACGTCCCCTCGTCCGACAATGTCGTTGAGGTAGCGCGCCTCGGACCTGATGCGATCTTCGAATCTCGGGTAGACCTGTGCGAGAACGTCCGCAACATAGCGGCGAAGAGTTGCGACATATTTGCGCAGGGTAGCTTCGGGAGAGTCAAGCCAGGGCCGCTCGCGTGGCGTGGGCCGAGCCTCGCAATGCAGCAGTGTCTCGGACACAATCGCGTGGTCCGAGGTGGCAGCCATCTCGTCGATAAGCTCGGTGAGCGAATCCGGCCGTCGATCGGAGATCGTGGGCCAGAAAAAGTCTTCCATACCCCAGGTCCGGTCGGTATGGGAAACAGAGATCAGCGGCGTGAGGTCCAGATGGCGAGCGAGTCGGCTCGCCTCCCGCCGCACGTTCTGAGGCAGGCGCGCCTGAAGCGGACCAAAGAGTTCGGCCACGCTGAGCTGCACCGTTCCGAGTAGATCCGTCGCCACCCGCAGATCCGGTTGATGGTCTATCGCGATGCTTAGCGCCACTCACTGCCTCCCCCAATACCAAGGCAAGTTTAGCGTCAGAGACTGCGTGATCTGCCGCTTGTCTGCTCTTGGGTGTGGCGACCAACTCAGGGCGGCTGACGTGGAACTCGCTCACCCTCGGTGGCAATTGGAATGCCTTAAGTACCATTCAGATCCAGCTGTGACCTTTCGCACGCGGCGCAACGTTTTGGGAAATCCGCCTATTTAGTCGGGGTAATCGCTTTCGGCCGAGATGAGGGTGATTCGAAGATCATCGAATGACGTTTACTCGGTGACGGCGATGCGCTTTCCTTGATTCGGAAGATGGTTCGCAGGTGGTCTGCGGGAGGGACCATCAGTTCCGAGGGCGCCGCCGGACGAGAAATCGACGGCGGCGCCCCGTCAAGATTGGGAGTCTCGACTTGGTGAGCCGAGGACTGGCCAAGCTGACTCTGTCGGTCGCATGCGCTGTGTTGGCCTGTGTACTGGCCGCCTGTGACGGTGGGCGTGCTGAGTCATCGGGTAGTAGCAAGTCTCAAGCAACCGCGTTCCCGGCTCGTTCATCGATGAGCACTTCCGTGAGCCCTTCGCCCACCGCGACGTCAGCAATACCGACGGTTGCGCCTCCTTCACCGTATGCGGCTGACGGACTGATTCTCGCAACGAGAAGCGCCTCAGGCGCCGCGGTCGTGGCGGTAGTTCCGCAGCAGAGCAACGGAGCCCTGTCTCGCGCGTCAAAGTCGTCATCAGTTGCGCACCGAGTAACGCTGCGTTCTCGATCCTCTATGGCGGCGTCGCGAAGTTCTGGGGCGCGTGTAGCGGTCCGACGGGTGAAGTCGCCGGCGAATTCGCCCTACCGTCCGGCTCCCGCCAGATTCAGATCAACACCTCGCCACAGACGCAATGGGGAGTCACCATTCTCCGCCCCGGGTCGCTTCCTTAAAGGCGTGGTTGCGCAGCGACACCCGCGCGTGCGTCGAAGGGTTCTCAGCGGTACAACTGGGTGAGCCGCCAGCCAACATCGGTGATGCGGTAGTACACGAACCGTTGATTGCGATGACTCTCGATGGCACCGGCACTGGTCAATGCCTTGAGATGATGGGAGATCGTGCTTGGGCTGTAGCCGAGATCATTGGCAAGTTCGGTGGTCGTCGAAGGGATGAAGAGCGCCTGCAGAATCGCCGCCCGCGCGTCTCCGAGAAGAGTCCCAAGGGGGCTGTGGCGCATGGTCTCGGGCGTGGCGAGACCATTCACTGCGAGATTCCGGGTTGCGAACCCGATCACCTGGGGTCCGCACTCGCCGTTGAAGTCGCCATTTATCGCGACCGTCTTGGGCATCGAGATCATCGGAGTGAAAACGAGGTCTCCAGTGGACCGATCCCTGTCCTCGCGGTCGGCCAGAGGCGAGAAGGTGAGTGTGCCGTTGTCGAGTTGGACATCAGGGTGGAGCCCGTAGAGCGAGTACGCCCACCGTCCGCGAGCGACAAGGTCGCGCAGATATAGCGTTTCGCGTCGAATTCGCTCCTCGAAGCGCGGGTAGAGCGGCGACAGCACATCGGCGATGTATGAGCGGAGGGCATCAATGTAGACCGCGAGAGCCCGTTGAGGCCTGTCGATCCAGAGAGCCGGCAAGGAGAGCCTGTCGTCTCCGGCGTATGTCGTTATTTCTTGGAGGATCAGATCGTGGGGAGTAGCCGCCAGCTCGTCAACTTGTTCCTCCAGCGTGCGCATCTCAGTGACCGACGTGTCCGGCCACAGGAATTTTTCTAGACCGGGTTTGTCGCCGAACTGAATTGTGGAGGTCAATGTGCCTAGATCCACAGCGCGTGCGAGTCGGTCTGCCTTTTCTCGCACTCGAGGCGGAACCCGATGCTGAAGCGGGCCGAAGAGTTCGACCAGGCTGGTTTGAACGGTCGCGAGAGGATCGAATGCGACGTGGACATCTGGGAGGTGATCAGTAGGAAGATGCACGGTTAGGGTGACCACGGCGACATCACCTGTATAGCTGGATTAGTTGCTGCCCGACATCGGTGAGGCGGTAGTAGACGAACGACCGTATTCGTTGGCCTTCTACTGCCTGCGCACTGCTGAGTGCCTTGAGGTGGTGGGAGATTGTGCTCGGGCTGTAGCCAAGTTCATGAGCCAGGTCCGTTGTGGTGGACGGTAGGAACAGGCAGCGCAGGATCGCGGCGCGGGCGTCTCCAAGTAGCGTCGCCAGCGGGTCAGGGCGAGGCAGCGTCGAAACCCCTGGGCCTGACACGGCCAAGGACGACGTGGCGAGGCCGACCATCTGCTCTGCATGCGTCGTGCCGAAGTTTGGCCCGCTGTACGTCAGGGTCGAAGCGGTGCAGACCATTGGCACGATGAGTAAGGCTGGGCTAGACCATTCGGTGATTGACCAATCCGTAGCTGCGGCCTCACTGCCGACTACTGCAGAGAATCGAAGAGTCCCGGTACCTAGATCGAGGTCAGGGTGCAGCCCAACTACGGAGGGGTCGATTCGACCTCGATCGGTGAGATCCCGTAGGTATCGAGTCTCCGTCGCGATTCGGGCCTCGAAGTTTGGGTACACCGGCCTGAGGACGCTGCCGAGGTATTGACGCAGCGCTCGCACATACCGTTGGAGCGTGGGCTCCGGCGATTCGACCCACTGACGTTGCCGAAGCGAATTGGCTGCCCGCGGGTAGTAGTTGAATTGCTCGACGATCGTCTCTGCGGGCGTGGCGGCCATTTCATCGAGTACATCGTCTAGAGCCGGCTGCTCCGCGTACGAGATGCTTGGCCATAGGAATGGCTCGAGTCCGGACTTCTCCAGTTGGACGGTTGTGCGGATCAAGATCTCCATATCGATGCCGCGAGCGCGCCGCGTGGCCTCGGCGACAACCGATGGATGCGATCGGTGCCGAAGCGGTCCGAACAGCTCCATCAGGCTTGTCTGGACGACCCCCAGGAGGTCGGATTTGATGGCGA
Coding sequences within it:
- a CDS encoding limonene-1,2-epoxide hydrolase; protein product: MTEPATTVDAVVVVESFLRALERSDLDTALGLVSGDLEYINVSLPTVHGRAGLARLARPLLRPGRMSFAVCIHHIAAGGDVVLTDRYDEITFGRLHIRFWVYGRFTVRDGQIAIWRDSFDWLDFTVGLLRGLAGVLIPAAARRMPQL
- a CDS encoding Helix-turn-helix domain-containing protein produces the protein MALSIAIDHQPDLRVATDLLGTVQLSVAELFGPLQARLPQNVRREASRLARHLDLTPLISVSHTDRTWGMEDFFWPTISDRRPDSLTELIDEMAATSDHAIVSETLLHCEARPTPRERPWLDSPEATLRKYVATLRRYVADVLAQVYPRFEDRIRSEARYLNDIVGRGDVQADLLSLHPKWVVRGGAVRLPSPNVDDLRSPYPVILLTPTVCSLNSFTFSGVGTEDMEGVQMIGFATRALAVTGLTPATPIPDPIATLLGEARAKILRALFVPATTTDLANNLGYSPSTVSHHLKALANAKAIESHRNHWYVYYRMTDIGRQLISLYS
- a CDS encoding regulatory protein, arsR family; this encodes MDLGTLTSTIQFGDKPGLEKFLWPDTSVTEMRTLEEQVDELAATPHDLILQEITTYAGDDRLSLPALWIDRPQRALAVYIDALRSYIADVLSPLYPRFEERIRRETLYLRDLVARGRWAYSLYGLHPDVQLDNGTLTFSPLADREDRDRSTGDLVFTPMISMPKTVAINGDFNGECGPQVIGFATRNLAVNGLATPETMRHSPLGTLLGDARAAILQALFIPSTTTELANDLGYSPSTISHHLKALTSAGAIESHRNQRFVYYRITDVGWRLTQLYR
- a CDS encoding Helix-turn-helix domain-containing protein is translated as MSKWTVHIPPGPTLRIAIKSDLLGVVQTSLMELFGPLRHRSHPSVVAEATRRARGIDMEILIRTTVQLEKSGLEPFLWPSISYAEQPALDDVLDEMAATPAETIVEQFNYYPRAANSLRQRQWVESPEPTLQRYVRALRQYLGSVLRPVYPNFEARIATETRYLRDLTDRGRIDPSVVGLHPDLDLGTGTLRFSAVVGSEAAATDWSITEWSSPALLIVPMVCTASTLTYSGPNFGTTHAEQMVGLATSSLAVSGPGVSTLPRPDPLATLLGDARAAILRCLFLPSTTTDLAHELGYSPSTISHHLKALSSAQAVEGQRIRSFVYYRLTDVGQQLIQLYR